The Hymenobacter chitinivorans DSM 11115 genome window below encodes:
- a CDS encoding protoporphyrinogen/coproporphyrinogen oxidase has protein sequence MSQTSATPIIIIGAGMAGLTCANYLHRAGRSVLVLEAADAVGGRVRTDVTPEGFRLDRGFQVLQTRYPEVQRLLDYGALRLRAFRSGAAIRLADGRQTTLVNPLDQPLAAFSALTSPIGTLADKFRILALAKRVKTSTNQELLDFPSADTLTYLRQNGWSEQIIDSFFRPFFGGVFLDRSLSTASNFFEFVFKQFVEGEAAIPALGMQQIPEQLAARLPAGSVRLNTAVASVQSHAVELTSGETLDAAAVVVATDGEAAARLLPTSRLSFPTAWRRTTCTYFAAEASPVKADKLLRLNAAPNTLAHNVAFPSHVAPDYAPAGRTLVSVSTHGSQGLTEEELTTYLREDLAIWFGPEARRWQHLRTYHLPQALPVYPGGQPPHQPLQLSQNLYRCGDYAAYPSLNAAMATGREVAEALLAS, from the coding sequence ATGAGCCAAACTTCAGCTACTCCCATCATCATTATCGGGGCCGGAATGGCGGGCCTCACCTGCGCCAACTACCTGCACCGCGCCGGCCGGTCCGTGCTGGTGCTGGAAGCCGCCGACGCCGTGGGCGGGCGGGTCCGCACCGACGTGACGCCCGAGGGCTTCCGCCTCGACCGGGGTTTTCAGGTGCTCCAGACCCGTTATCCGGAAGTGCAGCGCCTGCTGGATTACGGGGCCTTGCGGCTGCGGGCGTTTCGCTCGGGCGCGGCTATCCGCCTGGCCGACGGCCGGCAGACGACCTTGGTCAACCCGCTGGACCAGCCCCTGGCCGCGTTTTCGGCCCTGACTTCGCCCATCGGGACCCTGGCCGACAAGTTCCGGATTCTGGCCCTAGCCAAGCGCGTCAAAACCAGCACCAACCAGGAGTTGCTCGACTTTCCCTCGGCCGACACGCTGACGTACCTGCGCCAGAACGGCTGGAGTGAGCAAATCATCGACTCTTTCTTCCGGCCCTTCTTCGGCGGCGTGTTCCTGGACCGCAGCCTGAGCACGGCCAGCAACTTTTTCGAGTTTGTCTTCAAGCAGTTCGTGGAGGGTGAGGCCGCCATTCCGGCCCTGGGTATGCAGCAGATTCCTGAGCAGCTAGCCGCCCGCCTGCCCGCCGGTAGCGTCCGGCTGAATACGGCCGTGGCCAGCGTGCAAAGCCACGCCGTAGAGCTAACCTCAGGCGAAACCCTGGATGCCGCGGCCGTGGTAGTGGCTACCGATGGCGAGGCGGCGGCCCGGCTGCTGCCCACCTCCCGCCTGAGCTTCCCTACGGCCTGGCGCCGCACCACCTGCACCTATTTTGCCGCCGAGGCCTCGCCGGTGAAGGCCGACAAGCTGCTGCGCCTCAACGCCGCACCCAACACGCTGGCCCACAACGTGGCCTTTCCCAGCCATGTCGCCCCCGATTACGCCCCGGCCGGCCGCACCCTGGTTTCGGTCAGCACCCATGGCAGCCAGGGCTTGACGGAAGAGGAGCTAACCACCTATCTGCGCGAAGACCTAGCCATTTGGTTTGGCCCCGAAGCCCGGCGCTGGCAACACCTGCGCACTTACCACCTGCCCCAGGCTCTGCCGGTGTACCCGGGCGGGCAGCCCCCGCACCAGCCCCTGCAGCTAAGCCAGAACCTCTACCGCTGCGGCGACTACGCGGCTTATCCGTCCCTGAACGCAGCCATGGCCACGGGCCGGGAAGTGGCCGAAGCGCTGCTGGCGTCCTAG
- a CDS encoding ComF family protein produces MLPAFLADLASLVFPQTCLACAESLLRGEDHICTLCRAQLPYTDYHKLSAPQNPLARRFWGKVPLQHTLSYLRFLRRGRVQHLLHQLKYQGQREVGLVLGRWYGAELTTQGLQPGFDLIVPVPLHPRKLAKRGFNQSDTFAEGLSESLQVPWSATALRRLEHTDSQTRKNRFQRWQNVATVFEVAEPHTIIGQHVLVVDDVLTTGATLEACAVALLDAGCRAVSIATIACAEH; encoded by the coding sequence ATGCTGCCCGCCTTCCTGGCCGATCTGGCCTCCCTGGTTTTTCCCCAAACCTGCCTGGCCTGCGCCGAGTCCCTGCTGCGGGGCGAAGACCACATCTGCACTCTGTGCCGGGCCCAGCTGCCCTACACCGACTATCATAAGCTGTCTGCCCCGCAAAACCCCTTGGCGCGCCGCTTCTGGGGCAAGGTCCCGCTGCAACATACGCTGAGCTACCTCCGGTTTTTGCGCCGCGGCCGGGTGCAGCATCTCTTGCATCAGCTTAAGTACCAGGGGCAGCGCGAAGTCGGGCTGGTGCTGGGCCGCTGGTACGGCGCCGAGTTGACGACCCAAGGTCTGCAGCCCGGGTTCGACCTGATTGTGCCCGTACCGCTGCACCCGCGTAAGCTGGCCAAGCGCGGCTTCAACCAGTCCGACACCTTTGCTGAAGGGCTGTCCGAAAGTCTGCAAGTGCCCTGGAGCGCCACCGCTCTGCGTCGCCTCGAACACACCGATTCTCAAACTCGCAAAAACCGGTTCCAGCGCTGGCAAAACGTGGCCACCGTCTTTGAAGTAGCCGAGCCCCACACCATTATCGGCCAACACGTGCTGGTCGTCGATGACGTGCTGACCACGGGCGCCACGCTCGAAGCCTGCGCCGTAGCCTTACTGGACGCGGGCTGCCGGGCCGTCAGCATTGCCACCATTGCCTGCGCCGAACACTGA
- a CDS encoding exodeoxyribonuclease III, translated as MKIITYNVNGYRSALSKGLLDWVKEANPDVLCLQEIKAGTAPLDVAGFEALGYQAYMHPAQKPGYSGVATFTKVPPLHVAYGCGTECYDQEGRVLRLDFAGCSVLNVYMPSGTSSEERQAFKVEWLHFFRRYVEQLKGSVPPLVIGGDYNCCQRDIDLHNPKANQKSPGFTPEERAWFADFLADGFVDSFRHHHGDATGHYSWWTFRAGARARNVGWRLDHLLVDQSLQPRIADAGLLPDVIHSDHCPAFVELR; from the coding sequence GTGAAAATCATTACTTACAACGTGAATGGCTACCGCTCGGCCCTGAGCAAAGGACTGCTCGATTGGGTGAAAGAGGCCAACCCGGACGTGCTCTGCCTGCAGGAAATCAAGGCCGGTACCGCGCCGCTCGATGTGGCGGGCTTCGAGGCGCTGGGCTACCAGGCCTATATGCATCCGGCCCAAAAACCGGGCTACAGCGGCGTAGCCACGTTTACCAAAGTGCCGCCCCTGCACGTGGCCTACGGCTGCGGCACCGAGTGCTACGACCAGGAAGGCCGGGTCTTGCGTCTGGATTTTGCCGGCTGCTCGGTGCTGAACGTTTACATGCCCTCGGGCACGAGCAGTGAGGAGCGGCAAGCTTTTAAGGTGGAGTGGCTGCACTTTTTCCGGCGTTATGTCGAGCAGCTCAAGGGCAGCGTACCGCCCCTGGTTATTGGTGGCGACTACAATTGCTGCCAGCGCGACATTGACCTGCACAACCCCAAGGCCAATCAGAAAAGCCCGGGCTTCACGCCGGAGGAGCGGGCCTGGTTTGCCGACTTCCTGGCCGACGGCTTCGTGGACTCCTTTCGCCACCACCACGGCGACGCCACCGGCCACTACTCCTGGTGGACGTTCCGGGCCGGAGCCCGGGCCCGCAACGTGGGCTGGCGCCTCGACCACCTGCTCGTCGACCAGAGTCTGCAGCCCCGCATTGCCGACGCCGGCCTGCTGCCCGATGTCATTCACTCCGACCACTGCCCGGCTTTCGTGGAGCTGCGCTAG
- a CDS encoding SUMF1/EgtB/PvdO family nonheme iron enzyme has protein sequence MNFSKYLRFAVVGACALASCKGGPPTATKPGKYSSTTGIEYNTEEGMKVADYRGIPEGPGLVFIEGGRTVLGTQEEDVTMSHDNIERTVTIASFYMDEAEVANIHWLEYLHFVRKDSSEEIYQRALPDTTVWARELSFNDPYVDYYLRYPGFRYFPVVGVSWLQANDYCTWRTSKVNERLAMESGEGSEPATKKKGLFGKKKGGDAAEGTDTGGGVKISIENGNTLPNYRLPTEAEWEYAAQALIGTQEVGNENQENKRIYPWDGRQVRNPYGKSMGTFLANFKRGRGDYAGIAGSLNDGAMITEYVYAYPPNDYGLYNMAGNVNEWVQDIYRPLSFEDVEDLNPFRRNGFLDPSEKYDKKNYQSLIDDHVRVYKGGSWKDVAYWLSPGTRRFMAEDSATAAIGFRCAMINAGSNK, from the coding sequence ATGAATTTTTCCAAGTACCTGCGTTTTGCGGTCGTAGGAGCCTGCGCGCTGGCTTCCTGTAAGGGTGGGCCGCCCACAGCTACCAAGCCCGGTAAGTACAGCTCGACCACGGGCATTGAGTACAACACCGAGGAAGGCATGAAAGTGGCCGACTACCGGGGTATCCCCGAAGGTCCCGGTTTGGTGTTTATCGAAGGTGGCCGTACGGTTCTGGGTACCCAGGAGGAGGACGTGACCATGTCGCACGACAACATCGAGCGGACGGTTACCATCGCCTCTTTCTACATGGATGAGGCCGAGGTGGCCAACATCCACTGGCTGGAATACCTGCACTTCGTGCGCAAAGACTCGTCGGAGGAAATTTACCAGCGTGCCCTGCCCGACACTACCGTGTGGGCCCGGGAGCTGTCTTTCAACGACCCTTACGTCGACTATTACTTGCGTTACCCTGGCTTCCGCTACTTCCCCGTGGTGGGCGTAAGCTGGCTGCAGGCCAACGACTACTGCACCTGGCGGACCTCGAAAGTAAACGAGCGCCTGGCTATGGAATCAGGGGAAGGCAGCGAACCAGCAACGAAGAAGAAAGGGCTGTTCGGCAAGAAAAAAGGTGGTGACGCCGCCGAAGGAACGGATACCGGTGGAGGCGTAAAAATCTCTATTGAGAATGGTAACACCCTACCCAACTACCGTCTGCCCACCGAGGCTGAATGGGAGTACGCTGCTCAGGCTCTGATCGGCACCCAGGAAGTGGGCAACGAAAACCAGGAAAACAAGCGGATCTACCCCTGGGATGGCCGTCAGGTGCGGAACCCCTATGGCAAGAGCATGGGTACTTTCCTGGCCAACTTCAAGCGCGGCCGCGGCGACTACGCCGGTATTGCCGGCAGCCTGAACGACGGCGCCATGATTACGGAGTACGTATACGCCTACCCACCAAACGACTACGGCCTGTATAACATGGCTGGCAACGTAAACGAATGGGTGCAGGATATCTACCGTCCCCTGTCGTTTGAAGACGTGGAAGATCTGAACCCCTTCCGTCGTAACGGCTTCCTGGACCCCTCCGAGAAGTACGACAAGAAAAACTACCAGTCGCTGATCGACGACCATGTGCGCGTCTACAAAGGCGGTTCGTGGAAGGACGTAGCTTACTGGCTGTCGCCTGGAACGCGTCGCTTCATGGCCGAAGACTCGGCTACGGCTGCCATCGGCTTCCGCTGCGCGATGATCAACGCTGGCTCGAATAAGTAA
- a CDS encoding carboxymuconolactone decarboxylase family protein yields the protein MSQVTEFNEYRQRMNEKIMAADNKVIKRFFNLDTNTYQAGALDVKTKEMLGLACSMVLRCDDCIKYHLGKCHEEGINDEEIYEVFAIANLIGGSIVIPHFRRAVEYWEILKEEATPLAPLHHHDA from the coding sequence ATGAGCCAAGTCACCGAGTTTAATGAGTACCGCCAGCGCATGAATGAGAAAATCATGGCGGCCGACAACAAAGTCATCAAGCGGTTTTTCAACCTCGACACCAACACCTACCAGGCTGGCGCCCTGGACGTAAAAACCAAGGAAATGCTGGGCTTGGCCTGCTCCATGGTGTTGCGCTGCGACGACTGCATCAAGTACCACCTGGGCAAGTGCCACGAGGAAGGAATCAATGATGAGGAAATCTACGAGGTGTTTGCCATTGCCAACCTGATTGGGGGCAGCATCGTGATTCCGCACTTCCGCCGGGCCGTGGAGTACTGGGAAATTCTGAAGGAGGAAGCCACCCCGCTGGCGCCGCTGCACCACCACGACGCCTAG
- the thrA gene encoding bifunctional aspartate kinase/homoserine dehydrogenase I, with translation MQVLKFGGTSVANAANIAKVLDIVTAAARQETTVVVVSALGGITDALIEAGRLAAAGQEDYKERLRTIESRHLDAARELVPVTSQSSVLSLVKTHCNELEGICDGVFLLGELSVRTLDRVMSFGELLASQLVAASLKARQVQHQWQDSRQLIRTNSQHGFATVDFAATNQLINDFVAGQPEALYIVPGFVAADAQGITTTLGRGGSDYTAAIFAGALGASRLEIWTDVSGMMTADPRLVPHARPIPRISYQEAMELSHFGAKVLYPPTIQPVMSQGIPLWIKNTFAPTDHGTLVEVSPPANNHIVRGLSSIGQLALLSLEGGGMVGIPGFSKRLFEALAREKINVILITQSSSEHSISVAINSRDAAAAQRSVDEEFAYEIAVGKVDPLHLETDLAIVALVGENMKNHTGISGRMFGALGNNGVNIRAIAQGSSEKNISTVIRAQDVKKAINVLHESFFEATSKQVNLFVVGVGNVGSKLLEQLDRQQAYLQEKLKLNVRVVGVANSRTFALHEQGLAPGEWQQALDNGEPLHLPTLVEAIHARNLRNAVFVDVTASADVAQVYGALLEKSVAVVACNKIACASEYVNYARLKSLAQEFNTDFLFETNVGAGLPIIGTLNDLLRSGDVVNRIEAVLSGTLNFVFNHYDGKRPFAEVVRQAQKEGYTEPDPRLDLSGTDVARKILILARESGEKLEMEQIHNVSFLPASCMEGSVEDFYEQLAVHEDHFRSLYDAAAAQGKKLKFVARYADGKASVGLQSIAPGHDFHALHGKDNAVLFYTDRYPEQPMVIKGAGAGAEVTASGVFADIIRTARG, from the coding sequence ATGCAGGTTCTAAAATTCGGGGGTACGTCGGTGGCCAATGCGGCCAACATTGCCAAGGTATTGGATATTGTAACGGCCGCGGCCCGGCAGGAAACTACGGTGGTCGTCGTCTCGGCCCTGGGCGGCATCACCGACGCGCTGATTGAGGCCGGTCGCCTGGCCGCCGCCGGCCAGGAAGACTATAAGGAGCGCCTGCGCACCATCGAAAGCCGCCACCTGGATGCGGCCCGGGAGCTGGTGCCCGTCACCAGCCAGAGCAGCGTGCTAAGTTTGGTCAAGACGCACTGCAACGAGCTGGAAGGCATCTGCGACGGGGTATTTTTGCTCGGGGAGCTCAGCGTGCGCACCCTCGATAGGGTGATGAGCTTCGGGGAGCTGCTGGCTTCGCAGCTGGTGGCGGCCAGCCTCAAAGCCCGGCAGGTGCAGCACCAGTGGCAGGACAGCCGCCAGCTGATCCGCACCAATTCCCAGCACGGCTTTGCCACCGTCGACTTTGCCGCTACCAACCAGCTCATCAACGACTTCGTGGCCGGGCAGCCCGAAGCGCTATACATCGTGCCGGGCTTCGTGGCGGCCGATGCCCAGGGCATTACCACCACCCTGGGCCGGGGCGGCTCCGACTACACGGCCGCCATTTTCGCCGGAGCGCTGGGAGCCAGCCGGCTGGAAATCTGGACCGACGTGAGCGGCATGATGACGGCTGACCCGCGCCTGGTGCCCCACGCGAGGCCCATTCCGCGCATTTCTTACCAGGAGGCCATGGAGCTGTCGCACTTCGGGGCCAAGGTGCTTTACCCGCCCACCATTCAGCCGGTGATGAGCCAGGGCATTCCCCTCTGGATCAAGAACACCTTCGCCCCCACTGACCACGGCACCCTGGTCGAGGTGAGTCCGCCGGCCAACAACCACATTGTGCGGGGGCTGTCGAGCATCGGGCAGCTGGCCTTGCTCAGCCTCGAAGGCGGCGGCATGGTGGGCATTCCGGGCTTTTCCAAGCGGCTGTTTGAGGCCCTGGCCCGGGAGAAAATCAACGTGATTCTCATCACCCAGAGTTCTTCGGAGCACTCCATCAGCGTGGCCATCAACAGCCGCGACGCGGCGGCGGCCCAACGCTCGGTGGACGAGGAGTTTGCCTACGAAATAGCCGTGGGCAAAGTGGACCCCCTGCACCTGGAAACCGACCTGGCCATTGTGGCACTGGTGGGCGAGAACATGAAAAACCACACCGGCATCAGCGGCCGAATGTTTGGGGCGCTGGGCAACAACGGGGTCAATATCCGGGCCATTGCCCAGGGCTCGTCGGAGAAGAACATTTCGACCGTTATCCGGGCCCAGGACGTGAAAAAGGCCATCAACGTGCTGCACGAGTCGTTCTTTGAGGCCACCAGCAAGCAGGTGAACCTCTTTGTGGTGGGCGTGGGCAACGTGGGCAGCAAGCTCCTGGAACAGCTCGACCGGCAGCAGGCCTACCTGCAGGAAAAGCTCAAGCTGAACGTGCGCGTGGTGGGCGTGGCCAACAGCCGCACGTTTGCCCTGCACGAGCAGGGCCTGGCGCCCGGCGAGTGGCAGCAGGCCCTAGATAACGGGGAGCCCCTGCACCTACCGACACTGGTAGAAGCCATTCACGCCCGCAACCTGCGCAACGCCGTGTTTGTGGACGTAACGGCCAGCGCCGACGTGGCCCAGGTGTACGGGGCGCTGCTGGAGAAAAGCGTGGCCGTGGTAGCCTGCAACAAGATTGCCTGCGCCTCGGAGTACGTGAACTACGCCCGGCTCAAGTCGCTGGCCCAGGAGTTCAACACCGATTTCCTGTTCGAAACCAACGTGGGGGCCGGCCTGCCCATCATCGGCACCCTGAACGACCTGCTGCGTAGCGGCGACGTGGTGAACCGGATTGAGGCGGTACTCTCGGGCACCCTGAACTTTGTGTTTAACCACTACGACGGCAAGCGGCCCTTCGCCGAGGTGGTGCGCCAGGCCCAGAAGGAAGGCTACACCGAGCCCGACCCCCGCCTCGACCTGAGCGGCACCGACGTGGCCCGCAAAATCCTGATTCTGGCCCGCGAATCGGGGGAGAAGCTGGAGATGGAGCAGATTCACAACGTGTCGTTTCTGCCCGCGTCGTGCATGGAAGGCAGCGTGGAGGACTTCTATGAGCAGCTGGCCGTGCACGAGGACCATTTCCGCAGCCTCTACGACGCGGCGGCGGCCCAGGGCAAAAAGCTCAAGTTTGTGGCCCGCTACGCCGACGGCAAAGCCAGCGTGGGCCTGCAGTCCATAGCCCCCGGCCACGACTTCCACGCCCTGCACGGCAAAGACAACGCGGTACTCTTCTACACCGACCGGTACCCCGAGCAGCCCATGGTTATCAAAGGGGCCGGGGCCGGGGCCGAGGTAACGGCCTCGGGCGTCTTTGCCGACATCATCCGCACGGCCCGGGGGTAG
- a CDS encoding homoserine kinase translates to MSASITVLAPATVANVVCGFDVLGFALETPTDTMHLRLTDTPGVTIINEDDYNLPTEPTRNVAGAALLALLREAPAGTGIEVRIQKSIKPGSGIGSSAASAAGAVVGANELLGNVFSQEELVRFAMFGEEVASGVQHADNIAPAIYGGVTLIRATEPTLDIVTLPAPELHVTVVHPQIEVKTSDARQILKKEVLLKDAIRQWGNVGGLVAGLLKGDYDLIGRSLEDVIIEPVRSILIPGFAAVKEQSRLAGALGGGISGSGPSIFMLSRTEETAQAVARVMQQIYTDLGIDFHTYVTRISPAGVRVVPTEQLHANAVL, encoded by the coding sequence ATGTCTGCTTCCATCACCGTACTGGCTCCGGCCACCGTGGCTAATGTCGTCTGCGGCTTCGACGTGCTGGGCTTTGCCCTCGAGACGCCCACCGATACCATGCACTTGCGCCTGACCGATACGCCGGGCGTGACCATCATCAACGAGGACGACTACAACCTGCCCACCGAGCCCACCCGCAACGTGGCCGGGGCGGCCCTGCTGGCCTTGCTGCGCGAAGCCCCGGCGGGCACCGGCATCGAGGTCCGGATTCAGAAAAGCATCAAGCCCGGCAGCGGCATCGGGAGCAGCGCGGCCAGTGCCGCCGGGGCCGTGGTGGGGGCCAACGAGCTGCTGGGCAACGTGTTTAGCCAGGAAGAGCTGGTGCGCTTTGCCATGTTTGGGGAGGAAGTGGCCTCGGGTGTGCAGCACGCCGACAACATTGCCCCGGCCATCTACGGCGGCGTCACGCTGATTCGGGCCACCGAGCCCACGCTCGACATCGTGACCCTGCCCGCGCCCGAGCTGCACGTGACGGTGGTCCACCCCCAGATTGAAGTGAAGACCTCCGACGCCCGCCAGATTCTCAAGAAAGAAGTCTTGCTCAAGGACGCCATCCGGCAGTGGGGCAACGTGGGCGGCCTGGTGGCGGGCCTGCTCAAGGGCGACTACGACCTGATTGGCCGCTCCCTGGAAGACGTCATCATCGAGCCCGTGCGCAGCATTCTGATTCCGGGCTTTGCGGCCGTGAAGGAGCAGAGCCGGCTGGCCGGGGCTTTGGGCGGGGGTATTTCCGGCTCGGGCCCGTCCATCTTCATGCTCAGCCGCACCGAGGAAACGGCCCAGGCCGTGGCCCGGGTCATGCAGCAGATTTACACCGATTTAGGCATCGATTTTCACACCTACGTCACCCGCATCAGTCCGGCCGGGGTGCGGGTGGTGCCCACCGAACAGCTTCACGCCAATGCAGTACTATAG
- the thrC gene encoding threonine synthase, with product MQYYSLKHQAPNVDFRAATIAGQAPDGGLYFPETIPRFSPELLASLKTLPKAELALQVMQPYVGATIPAAELARICAETVDFPFPVVPVTEQIAALELFHGPTLAFKDVGARFMSRCLGYFSRQQTKKVTVLVATSGDTGGAVANGFLGVEGVDVVILYPSGKVSPVQERQLTALGQNITALEVQGDFDDCQQLVKQAFTDAAVTSHLTLTSANSINVARWLPQQLYYIYAWQQWQHPEPPVVAVPSGNFGNLCAGLLAYVSGLPVRHFVAACNANDAVAGYLRTGDFMAKAAVPTLSNAMDVGNPSNFTRILELFAQSHATISGLIHGCTVSDATTSATIEQVYQQTGYMLDPHGAVAFHALQEYLQTQPGQHGLFLETAHPVKFPEVVEPLIGQTIALPEALHELMRQPKQSTVLEPSYEALREYLLAR from the coding sequence ATGCAGTACTATAGCCTCAAGCACCAGGCCCCGAACGTCGATTTCCGGGCTGCCACCATTGCCGGCCAGGCCCCCGACGGCGGCTTGTACTTCCCCGAAACCATTCCGCGCTTCTCCCCGGAGCTGCTGGCTTCTCTCAAAACCCTGCCCAAAGCCGAACTGGCGTTGCAGGTGATGCAGCCCTACGTAGGCGCCACGATACCCGCCGCCGAGCTGGCCCGCATCTGCGCCGAAACCGTGGACTTCCCGTTTCCGGTAGTGCCCGTAACCGAGCAGATTGCGGCCCTGGAGCTGTTTCACGGCCCCACGCTGGCATTCAAAGACGTGGGGGCGCGGTTTATGAGCCGCTGTTTGGGCTACTTCTCGCGCCAGCAAACCAAGAAGGTAACCGTGCTGGTGGCGACTTCCGGCGACACCGGCGGGGCCGTGGCCAACGGCTTTCTGGGCGTGGAAGGCGTGGATGTCGTCATTCTGTATCCGTCGGGCAAAGTGAGTCCGGTGCAGGAACGGCAGCTCACGGCCCTGGGCCAGAACATTACGGCCCTGGAAGTGCAGGGCGACTTCGACGACTGCCAGCAGCTGGTGAAGCAGGCCTTCACCGACGCAGCCGTGACCAGCCATTTGACCCTGACTTCGGCTAACTCCATCAACGTGGCCCGGTGGCTGCCCCAGCAGCTGTACTATATCTACGCCTGGCAGCAGTGGCAGCACCCCGAGCCGCCGGTGGTGGCCGTGCCCAGCGGCAACTTCGGCAACCTTTGCGCCGGCCTGCTGGCTTACGTGTCGGGCCTGCCGGTGCGGCACTTCGTGGCCGCCTGCAACGCCAACGACGCGGTGGCCGGCTACTTGCGCACCGGCGACTTTATGGCCAAAGCCGCCGTGCCGACCCTTTCCAACGCCATGGACGTGGGCAACCCCAGCAACTTCACCCGGATTCTGGAGCTCTTTGCCCAGAGCCACGCCACCATCAGCGGGCTGATTCACGGCTGCACGGTGAGCGACGCCACAACCAGCGCCACCATCGAGCAGGTGTACCAGCAGACCGGCTACATGCTGGACCCGCATGGGGCGGTGGCCTTCCATGCCCTGCAGGAATATTTGCAAACCCAACCCGGGCAGCACGGCCTGTTTCTGGAAACGGCCCACCCGGTGAAGTTCCCCGAGGTGGTGGAGCCGCTGATTGGCCAGACCATTGCCTTGCCCGAGGCTTTGCACGAGCTGATGCGGCAGCCCAAGCAAAGCACCGTGCTGGAACCGAGCTACGAGGCGCTACGGGAGTATTTGCTGGCCCGCTAG
- a CDS encoding Tll0287-like domain-containing protein: MRPAFPPLFAGILALSLLLAGCRPDQIEHIENGKQIATTLENMTVKRILPADFLRATRWAGDSLTGQADRELRRLLAEQLHKGGVAAALPYCRPEAYASTDSLARVLLATPRRFSARPRNPRNQAPLSAAELQPDTARLIQRPTADVFAYQRPIVLSDAQCLRCHGEVGKDIAAADYALIKQQYPQDQATGYKLGDVMGVWRVSFARNGIAEFYTMKTRKVMKVRKPLF, encoded by the coding sequence ATGCGCCCTGCTTTCCCCCCGTTATTCGCCGGAATTCTGGCTCTGAGCCTGCTGCTGGCCGGCTGCCGGCCCGACCAGATTGAGCACATCGAAAACGGGAAGCAGATTGCCACGACCCTGGAAAACATGACCGTGAAGCGCATCCTGCCGGCCGACTTCCTGCGGGCCACCCGCTGGGCCGGCGACTCGCTCACGGGCCAGGCCGACCGGGAACTGCGCCGCCTGCTGGCCGAGCAGCTGCACAAAGGCGGGGTAGCCGCGGCTCTGCCCTACTGCCGCCCCGAAGCCTACGCCTCCACCGATTCGCTGGCCCGGGTGCTGCTGGCCACGCCCCGGCGCTTCTCGGCCCGACCCCGTAACCCGCGCAATCAGGCCCCGCTGTCGGCGGCCGAGCTGCAACCCGACACGGCCCGGCTCATCCAGCGGCCCACGGCGGATGTGTTTGCATACCAGCGGCCCATTGTGCTCAGCGATGCGCAGTGCCTGCGCTGCCACGGGGAGGTCGGGAAGGACATTGCCGCGGCCGACTACGCCCTCATTAAGCAGCAGTACCCGCAGGACCAGGCCACCGGCTATAAGCTCGGCGACGTCATGGGCGTGTGGCGGGTGAGCTTTGCCCGCAACGGCATTGCGGAGTTTTACACCATGAAAACCCGCAAGGTGATGAAAGTCCGCAAGCCGCTGTTTTAA